The nucleotide sequence AAAACACTTTGACAACCTTCCGGGTTTTTCCAGGAAGTTAAACACGATTCCACCGCAGCAAACGTTGCCGGCATGCGCGACAAGACATAAGTCAACCTATCGTCTTCTGTACGTATAAACTCATCCGCCTGCCCAGTCCCTTCCCTGAATTTATAGCGATGAGTCAGGACTTCTCTAGAGTCTGCTAAAAGACGCAGAGAATGTTTTTCAGCTTCGCTCATCAAAGCTGCTAAAAGTTTTTCAGGCAGTTGCATTATCTAAGCTCCAATTTTACTACAGACTCTACATGGGAAGTTTGCGGAAACATATCGTAAGGGTACACTGTACCCAAAGTGTAGCCGCGATCGACAAGTATCCTAGCATCACGGCCCAGTGTTGCAGGATCGCAGGATACATACACAATGGACCGTGGACGCAACTCTGCTAATTTTATTAGGAATGATTCTGCACACCCTTTCCGCGGTGGGTTTACAATAACTACATCCACTTTACCGCAAGATGTAATGTACTCTTCGCTAGCAGCGCAGACAAATTCTGCATTTCCTATTTCATTGCGTCGGCAGTTATCCTTGGCATCTTCAATCGCTTCAGGCACTTGCTCTACACCTATGACCTTTTTGACTTTGGCAGAAGCACAAAGGGCTAAAGTCCCCACACCACAATAAGCATCCAATAAAATATCCTCTGCAGTACACTCGGCCAATTCAATAGCCTTTTGGTAGATCTTTTCCGCCTGATGCAAGTTAACCTGAAAGAAGGATGCGGGAGAAACTTTGAACACTCTTTCTAAGACGTACTCTTCAATACTACCTGCACCGCACAGAGTAACAAATATATTTCCCAAAGCAGTGTTGCCGGCTTCAGAATTAATATTCATGACCACGCCTTTAACAGCCGGACAACGTTGCATAATGGCTTCTGCTAAGGGTACTAACTCCCTCTTTTCATCACGGCTTACAACAAATGTGACCAAAACCTGCTGTGTAGTCTCTGCTGTCCTAATTTGTAGGAACCGCAGCAACCCCTCTCCTGTCGCATGATCGTATGCACTTAATAGTGACTCACGCACCAACGCGGAAACCTGGCTAAAAACCTCTTCGCCTAAAGGGCAGTGCACCAAACATTCTCGGATCGGGACAAGCTCGTGCGAATTACGCGCATACAACCCTAAAACGAGACCATCCTCACCTTGCCTCACAGGTAATAATATTTTATTACGGTAATGCAATGAATGCGGTGAGGGAGCACAAGGCGCTACCTCTATCTCTTCAAAACTTCCAAAACGTGCTAAAGCATTGACTACCCTCTCACGTTTAAACTGAAGCTGCCTATCTAAATTCATATGCATCAGCTGGCAGCCGCCGCAACGTCCAAAATATCGGCAGGGTGGTTCCACACGGAACGGGGATGGATTTTCAATCTGCTCAAGCCGCATCCTGCTGAATCGTGATGAACAATCAAAAACACGTCCACGCACAACTTCATCCGGCAAGGCCCCATCTATTAATAAGCGATGCCCATGCCAGTGTCCTATCCCTTCACCATTGAATCCTAGTGACTGAATAGTTGTGTTGATATTTTGGTTACAACGCGGTTTTTCTCTTTCTTGTCCCATAATTATTGCAAGACGCCCTTTCTAAAACTCAAAAAAAATACACAATTAATTCTTTACGTGTTAAACGCACTCTAAAAACTTCAAAAAGGTCTTTTATGAAGCTTAACTATAATACACTCCTTAAGAAATTGAAGCCTA is from Parachlamydiales bacterium and encodes:
- the rlmD gene encoding 23S rRNA (uracil(1939)-C(5))-methyltransferase RlmD, whose protein sequence is MGQEREKPRCNQNINTTIQSLGFNGEGIGHWHGHRLLIDGALPDEVVRGRVFDCSSRFSRMRLEQIENPSPFRVEPPCRYFGRCGGCQLMHMNLDRQLQFKRERVVNALARFGSFEEIEVAPCAPSPHSLHYRNKILLPVRQGEDGLVLGLYARNSHELVPIRECLVHCPLGEEVFSQVSALVRESLLSAYDHATGEGLLRFLQIRTAETTQQVLVTFVVSRDEKRELVPLAEAIMQRCPAVKGVVMNINSEAGNTALGNIFVTLCGAGSIEEYVLERVFKVSPASFFQVNLHQAEKIYQKAIELAECTAEDILLDAYCGVGTLALCASAKVKKVIGVEQVPEAIEDAKDNCRRNEIGNAEFVCAASEEYITSCGKVDVVIVNPPRKGCAESFLIKLAELRPRSIVYVSCDPATLGRDARILVDRGYTLGTVYPYDMFPQTSHVESVVKLELR